Within the Onychostoma macrolepis isolate SWU-2019 chromosome 14, ASM1243209v1, whole genome shotgun sequence genome, the region ATTTttaggagaaaagaaaaatgaaggggatgaggtcaaaggtcatttgttgctgatgaaagaaatacaaagaaatgttctttgtactgtaaatactgtagcacacaGCCTCAAACCCGTAACTGTTGAACTGATTTGTAGCCAAATACTCTTTACTTACActgtatttgtgcagaactgagagtcTGTCGAGGAGAGGCAGAGGAAGTCTTttctcagaagactaagaaacgtCTACAGTATTACAgcttttttcagctgcttacacacacaATCTTCACTTGTCACACtgtttctgaaagctgtcactcaaacagcagaagcacacaccaaacctgcaaaaccagacactgattctcagactttgactcagttttcaatttcgtGAAACACTTCTTGCGAAACACAACACAGTTTGGTTTCAGTCTTGCTTTCGAGGCTCTCTCTCTTGCAATTTGGCACGGACAAGATAATGACCAGAGCTGCGGTCAGATCCTTGAGTGACGACTGAAATCagcagttgtgtgtgtgtgtacaggtttatatgatttatggggacacaaatgtgtataatgcaTAGCTATAACAACATGAACATGGTTTCTGAGGTTTACACCCGCTGTGTCCTGGTAAACCAAATGGCTTGAAAAACATACTAAACTgtgcttttttctttaaaaatttaaaaatgcagaaaCTTTTGTGAGAAAACGTAGGCTTAGGGTAAGGGGATAGAAAACACtgtttgtacagtagaaaaaccattacgcctatggagagtccctgtaaaccgtgtgtgtgtgtgagagagagagagacaggagcAGGAATGAGGAAGCTGATTTACAGACTCGCAGACGCCTGTTTTACACACGTGACTCAAACACAGAAGCAGGAAACACCTGAGTTCAGGGAAAGAGAAACTGAAGTGTAGTTgagctgttgtgtgtttgtgtctctgtatTCATGCAGTAAAATGGCAGAAGCCAGATTTTCTCAGGATGAGTTCTTGTGTGCAGTGTGTCTGGATCTCCTGAAGGATCCAGTGGCCATTCcctgtggacacagttactgtaagagctgtattacaggctgctgggatcaggaggatcagatgagagtctacagctgccctcagtgcagacagaccttcagtccaagacctgctttagctagaaacaccatgctggctgaagtggtggagaaactgaagaagacCAAACTCTCTGCTGACTGTGACGCTGGAGCTGGAGATGTGCAGTGTGACGTCTGTACTGGAAGAAAATACAAAGCTGTCAAGTCCTGTCTGGTGTGTCTGAACTCTTACTGTCAGAATCACctcgaacaacatgagagtttcTTTAAAGGAAAGAGACACAATTTGACTGAAGCCACTGGACGACTGCAGGAGATGATCTGCCAGAAACATGAGAAGCTCCTCGAGGTTTTCTGTCGCACTGACcagaaatgtatatgtatgctGTGTACGATTATTGAACATAAAAACCATGACACTGTATCAACTGCAGACCAGAGGACAGAGAAACAGGTATTTAACACTAGTGTTCAAGTTAATACTCAGTGTAATGATCCAATAGTCTGTTTATTTTCTGTGTAGAGCCGCAACTTAATTACACAAAACACAGAAACACTGTCAGTGTGAAGCTCTTCGTCTGTGCCAGTTTCACTTTTACTATACGTAGCCTTGCAGTGTGAAACAGCCTTAATCTTTATATTAGTTAATATATGATGAATGTAACTGATCATCACTTCTGGAGTTTGAACCTACAGCCATTAGTTATCAGCTGCACTTTTACTGGATTCATCTGATCACATGATGATTTAGTGCCAGTAGTTTTCTGTGAGATTCACTATCATGTGTTTGTCCTGCAGAAGCAGCTGAAGGAGACGCAGAAGACGCTCCAGCAGAgaatccagcagagagagaaagatcttcAGCAGCTGAGAGAGACTGTGGAGTCTCAGAAggtgagtctggagaagaagaagtttgtctcagtctcagttcagactcactgaagcctgaatcactgtgtgtcctaacagcgctctgcacagacagcagtggaggacagtgagaggatctttactgagctcatccgctccattgagagaagccgctctgagctgatacggctgatcagagatcaggaaaagcaagcagtgagtcgagctgaaggacgactggagcgactggagcaggagatcaatgatctgaggaggagagacgctga harbors:
- the LOC131553056 gene encoding tripartite motif-containing protein 16-like isoform X2, yielding MAEARFSQDEFLCAVCLDLLKDPVAIPCGHSYCKSCITGCWDQEDQMRVYSCPQCRQTFSPRPALARNTMLAEVVEKLKKTKLSADCDAGAGDVQCDVCTGRKYKAVKSCLVCLNSYCQNHLEQHESFFKGKRHNLTEATGRLQEMICQKHEKLLEVFCRTDQKCICMLCTIIEHKNHDTVSTADQRTEKQKQLKETQKTLQQRIQQREKDLQQLRETVESQKRSAQTAVEDSERIFTELIRSIERSRSELIRLIRDQEKQAVSRAEGRLERLEQEINDLRRRDAELEQLSHTQDHIQFLQSFQSLSAPPESTDVDDDLFSSLVSSDDLRESVHQLRDKLEDFCKEELKKISDRVTLTNIVLRTRKDFLQYSHQLTLDLNTAHKRLHLSENNRVITNTGTDQPYPDHPDRFDECRQVLCRESVCGRCYWEIEWSRDDFGVYISVSYKSISRKGQGYECGFGYNDQSWSLFCTPSRYSFIHNNVETHLSVKSIIRRIGVYDDDDDDDDDDDVRRIGVFVDHGAGTLSFYSVSDTMSLIHTVQTTFTQPLYPGFNVGYKSSVKLC